TGATGGGGGCTTCCATGTTTCTGCAGCAGAAGATGTCTCCATCCACAGCTGATCCGACCCAGGCTAAAATCATGATGTTTCTACCTTTGATCTTTACATTCATGTTTATAAAATTTGCATCGGGTCTTGTGCTTTACTGGTTCATTAACAACTTGTTGTCGATTCTGCAGCAGGTAATCATTAACAGAGAAACAAAGAAACCGGCAAAAGCCTGATTATTGGATGGTTACTCCATTTCCTGAAAGAAACAGTTTCAGGTGGGGTAGCCTGGATTTTTGCAGAAGGAAATTCAATGTCTCCAGACAAAAAAGATTTTTACGCAAAAGAGGTTACCGGGGCCATCAAAAAGGCCTGTGAAGCGTTAAATGTCCCCCAGGAACGACTTGAAATAGAGGTGGTTGAAACCGGCTCCACAGGTATTTTTGGATTGATCCGGAAAAAAGCTCACATTCGGGTTCAGGTAAAAACGGTGGTTGAGGAGGTTGTCGACGAAATATTTGAAGTAAAGGAAAGGGTTACCGGAAAAAAACCTTCCAGGAAAAAGGAAAAAGAAAGTACTTCCGGGAAAAAAGAAAGAAATCAGCCCTCAGCTGTTACTTCGAAAAAAGTCGAGCCTGTTGTCAAGCCCGGTAAAAAACGTGAGGAACCTCCGCCTGCCCAGGAAGTAAGCGGGGAAAGCATTGAGTTGCTGAAAAAGGAACTGCTGAATATTGTTGAGCTCATGGGATTTCCCTCGACCGTGGAAATAAAAACGGAAGGACTTTCGGTGAACTGTGTGCTGCGTGGAGAATTTGAGGACAAGCTCACGGGACCCGAAGGAAAAACACTCGACAGCCTGCAGTATCTGTTAAGGAAGATTGTCAGTAGAAAAGTTCCGGAACGCCTGAAAATTGCAGTTGATGCAGGTGATTTCAGGCAGCGCCGTCAGGAAGAACTGAAGGTGAGAGCTGTCGAGCTTGCTGCTCTGGTCAAGGAAGATGGGAAAACCCAGATGATTCCCGCATTAAACCCTTCGGAGAGAAGGGTTATTCATATGATTCTCCAGGAAGATAAAGAAATTCGAAGTCGTTCCGTAGGGGATGGGCTGTTCAAGAAAATTCTCATATACAAACCGGGAAAAGGGAACAGGTCCGGTAAAAAACGATCCTCTTCAAGGGAGGGCGCCGGGGCAGGCCTTCCCAGTCAAAGAAAAGCGGAGGTGATAATTCCTGATTGAAGTTCTGTTCCGGCAGCATAGGCTGCATCATCAACAAATGTCCACGGATTCAGAAATATGGTATCCGAGAAAAAAATACAAAGTCGTTTTGGATCCGCAATTTTGTCCGAAAATGATACCATCGCTGCAATTTCCACCCCGCCCGGTGCCGGAGGTATAGGTATAATCCGCATGAGTGGGGACCGCTCTCTTGCTGTTCTGAAAAAAATTTTTGTTGCCAAGGGCTCCCCATCTGACCTGGTCAGTCATCAATTGTATTATGGTCATATCCGGCGCGAACATGACGGTAAAATCTTTGACGAAGTACTGGCAGTTTTTATGGCCTCCCCCGAACATATACCCGTGAGGATGTGGTTGAAATCCACTGTCATGGCAGTTACCTGGTTCTGCAGAATGTCCTTGAACTGTTGCTGGACCTTGGTGTCAGGCTTGCAGAACCCGGTGAGTTTACCAAAAGGGCTTTTCTCAATGGCAGAATAGATCTGACAAGGGCTGAGGCGGTA
The DNA window shown above is from Desulfomarina profundi and carries:
- a CDS encoding Jag family protein, which gives rise to MSPDKKDFYAKEVTGAIKKACEALNVPQERLEIEVVETGSTGIFGLIRKKAHIRVQVKTVVEEVVDEIFEVKERVTGKKPSRKKEKESTSGKKERNQPSAVTSKKVEPVVKPGKKREEPPPAQEVSGESIELLKKELLNIVELMGFPSTVEIKTEGLSVNCVLRGEFEDKLTGPEGKTLDSLQYLLRKIVSRKVPERLKIAVDAGDFRQRRQEELKVRAVELAALVKEDGKTQMIPALNPSERRVIHMILQEDKEIRSRSVGDGLFKKILIYKPGKGNRSGKKRSSSREGAGAGLPSQRKAEVIIPD